A region of Homo sapiens chromosome 17, GRCh38.p14 Primary Assembly DNA encodes the following proteins:
- the CCL16 gene encoding C-C motif chemokine 16 precursor: protein MKVSEAALSLLVLILIITSASRSQPKVPEWVNTPSTCCLKYYEKVLPRRLVVGYRKALNCHLPAIIFVTKRNREVCTNPNDDWVQEYIKDPNLPLLPTRNLSTVKIITAKNGQPQLLNSQ from the exons ATGAAGGTCTCCGAGGCTGCCCTGTCTCTCCTTGTCCTCATCCTTATCATTACTTCGGCTTCTCGCAGCCAGCCAA AAGTTCCTGAGTGGGTGAACACCCCATCCACCTGCTGCCTGAAGTATTATGAGAAAGTGTTGCCAAGGAGACTAGTGGTGGGATACAGAAAGGCCCTCAACTGTCACCTGCCAGCAATCAT CTTCGTCACCAAGAGGAACCGAGAAGTCTGCACCAACCCCAATGACGACTGGGTCCAAGAGTACATCAAGGATCCCAACCTACCTTTGCTGCCTACCAGGAACTTGTCCACGGTTAAAATTATTACAGCAAAGAATGGTCAACCCCAGCTCCTCAACTCCCAGTGA